TCAAACACATCGAGACCAACTCGAAACATGGGGTTTTGTCTCAAGTGGTCAACTAGAGCAGCCTCATCAATCACAGGTCCCCTGCTGCAGTTGATAAGGATGGCTTCCTTCTTCATCTTCCCCAGCCTCTCCTTATTCACCAGATGATACGTCGTCTTATCCAGCACCGGGTGCAGACTTATCTGCACGTGCATCCACAACCAATTATCTATCTACATAACATGCCTCATTCTTCAAAACATTAACAAAACATAAAATCACTTACTACATCCGCCTCACGGAGAACCTCATCCATGCTAGACGCCCGTCTCCACGTCACTGGCTGCTCCCCATTGGCCTTGAGGAACTGCCCGTAGGCGGTAACAAACTTCTCCAGACGAGTGGACTGGTAGAGATCGAAGTAGATCAAGTTCATCTTGAACCCTTCAACCTATTTTTACAATTAAAGTTAGTTAAATGAGTTAACCAAACCCAATCCGAAAACAAAGTTTTGTAGCACAACCATCATTCTTGCATAGGCTGATCCAATCCGACCTGCTCCAATCACTCCAACAGTTTGTCCTTTTAGTAAGTTCCCAACAAAACtacgaaacaaaaaaaaaggtttGATGATCGTGTAATTATTTGATTAACAAAGCTATTACTATGAGTTATAGTAAAGGACATACAGATGGGGAAGCCATCCATCATACAAGCCACCCCTCATGAATTCATCAGCTTCCACAATTCTTCTGGCTGCAGCTAAAGAGAGTGAAGCTGCTAGCTCTGCTGTAGTCTCTGTCAGCACTCCCTAATTCATTAACAACACCAAACTTAATCATTCTTACATATTTTTACATTTCATTGATGGTAATAAATTAGTTACCGGTGTGTTTCCGACAGCAACACCATATTTATTGGCAGCATCAACGTCGACGTTGTTGTATCCGACAGCCATGTTGCTGAAGGCAGTCCCTCCAGCTCTGCTCAATGCACTAAACAATCTCTCCCCCCAATCCTCAGTCAACTGAAATAATAAAACCCTTCAATTATCTCCAAAAATAGCTCTCTCtgtgtatgtgtgtgaagtTTACCTGTCCAATAACTCCATCACAATTATTCCCAATCAGAGAAATGATGTCTTCAACAGATAGTATGGTTTTCTTCTCTGTGCATATCTACAAAAAAAAAGATCAAAATTCATGCAAAAGAAAACAAATGTGtgttgaataataataataattattattataataatgatGAGAATGAATAGTATTAGTTACTTCAAGACGGCAATCTTGATCAACCAAGAGCTTAATCCAACGAGTTCCAGGCATAGATTTGGTGCTAACAACTCTGTATTTTCCATTAGGATTGTACACTTCAACTTGCAATGGTCTAGCCATGTTTTACGTCGAATAAgaaaggattttttttatttcaaattttcgaGTGCATAAATAGGGTGTGAGCAAGAATAGATGTTTTATTGATATATAAATTTGATGTAAATTCTACCAAGtgagatgatgatgataattgGATGTGGTGGAGAGTGAATGGTTTGCTAAAGGCctctcattttaattttttttttatcatgctCTAGCTGAGCATGCCCGTTGCCTCTCATTTTAATTAGAtaatgaagaatgtagagtggcGCCACGTAcgcatatataaatatatctaGTCTTCTCCTCTGTTACCATTTGTTTGTGGACATGATTAGAGCATCTACACTGGTCTAAGCAATAGCCCAACCATAGCTCATCCATACCACATCACCAGCACTAaattccttctgccacatcaactggacaagcaatagtccagccacagccatgccacatcatcagcactaaaaacaaataattaacaatcacacaaaatacggaattaaattcacgccacatatacgggaaaattcaacaatttcatttaaatttaaaaaaggtacataatttaacaaaattacacaataaaaaaattacataatttaacaaaattacataattaaaaaaaaactatcttcgtgcagtcctccgcgcccacaactcttcaattaaatccttttggagtcgaatatgagcatccacttggcgcatgtcggcatgtgcctgGAGGCggtcggcttcatcgtgaggtaccccgcttcgtacgttgggggcggccgcgccgtggcttggaccggcttcattatcgtcgttggcccaactagtcagttgtataccttcatcttcgacaatcatgttgtgcatgataatacatgcgtacattatatcagcaatgcagtcgacatgccacaaacgtgttggacccctaactgccgcccatcgagactggagtcGAGACTGGACTCCTGTCGTGCCGCAAAGAAGGccgccttcctctcatctgatgcgcatcggatcgtcttcacaaagacgggccacctaaggtatatcccatccgccaagtagtagcccatatcatgttggttgccgttagcgacaaaactgatggccggaccgacgccctggcactgctcgttgaaaaggggcgacgagttgaggacgttgttcgaaccggctaccccaaaatatgcatgccaaatccacagccggtaatcagctacggcctcgaggatcatcgtgggattctttcccttgtagccggtcgtgt
This sequence is a window from Salvia splendens isolate huo1 chromosome 5, SspV2, whole genome shotgun sequence. Protein-coding genes within it:
- the LOC121804542 gene encoding glycerate dehydrogenase HPR, peroxisomal-like, with the protein product MARPLQVEVYNPNGKYRVVSTKSMPGTRWIKLLVDQDCRLEICTEKKTILSVEDIISLIGNNCDGVIGQLTEDWGERLFSALSRAGGTAFSNMAVGYNNVDVDAANKYGVAVGNTPGVLTETTAELAASLSLAAARRIVEADEFMRGGLYDGWLPHLFVGNLLKGQTVGVIGAGRIGSAYARMMVEGFKMNLIYFDLYQSTRLEKFVTAYGQFLKANGEQPVTWRRASSMDEVLREADVISLHPVLDKTTYHLVNKERLGKMKKEAILINCSRGPVIDEAALVDHLRQNPMFRVGLDVFEEEPYMKPGLAEMKNAIVVPHIASASKWTREGMATLAALNVLGKIKNYPIWADPNRVDRFLNENSTPPPACPSIVNSKALGLPVSKL